Proteins encoded in a region of the Verrucomicrobiia bacterium genome:
- the pyrE gene encoding orotate phosphoribosyltransferase, with protein sequence MTQDEVLAVFRRTGALREGHFILRSGLHSRQFFQCALALQHMPDVERLGAALAEKTRPLGVTTVVSPAMGGLVIGQEVARQLGVRFIFVEKEEGKLVLRRGFKIPAGEKILVVEDVVTKGGRVQETMDIVSSNGGTVAGVAMVVDRSNGGVNLGVPAFSLLALKVEAFPADSLPPDLAALPAVKPGSK encoded by the coding sequence ATGACACAAGACGAGGTGTTGGCTGTGTTTCGCCGGACGGGCGCGCTGCGGGAAGGGCATTTTATTCTCCGCAGCGGCCTGCATAGCCGGCAATTTTTTCAGTGCGCGCTCGCGTTGCAGCACATGCCCGACGTGGAAAGGCTGGGCGCGGCGCTGGCGGAAAAGACGCGGCCTTTGGGCGTGACCACGGTGGTTTCACCGGCCATGGGCGGACTGGTCATCGGCCAGGAAGTGGCGCGTCAACTGGGCGTGCGCTTCATCTTCGTCGAGAAAGAGGAGGGAAAACTCGTCCTCCGCCGCGGCTTCAAGATCCCGGCCGGCGAAAAGATTCTCGTTGTCGAGGACGTCGTCACCAAGGGCGGGCGCGTGCAGGAGACGATGGACATCGTCAGTTCGAACGGCGGCACCGTGGCGGGCGTGGCGATGGTGGTGGACCGCTCGAATGGCGGCGTGAATCTCGGCGTGCCCGCGTTCAGCCTCCTGGCGCTCAAGGTTGAGGCGTTTCCGGCGGACAGCCTGCCGCCCGATCTCGCGGCACTTCCGGCCGTGAAGCCGGGGAGCAAGTAG
- a CDS encoding DapH/DapD/GlmU-related protein: protein MFKPADLFDLAQTEHAALFEGCDFAWSALKRIKDYLAASPRRGLHNRCEGVAFIGENVFIGEGTVVEDGVMIKGPAIIGRNCQIRHNAYFREHVIVGDDCVVGNACELKNALLFNGCQVPHFNYVGDSILGHKVHLGAGVVLSNVKSIKGNVVVQHGTERHDTGLRKFGALVGDGVEIGCNTVLNPGSVIGRHALIYPAVNWRGVLPAGNIAKNKSMVEVVARR, encoded by the coding sequence ATGTTCAAACCGGCCGATTTGTTCGATCTGGCGCAGACGGAACACGCCGCCCTGTTTGAGGGCTGCGACTTCGCGTGGAGCGCGTTGAAGCGGATCAAGGATTACCTCGCCGCCAGCCCGCGCCGCGGCCTGCACAACCGCTGTGAAGGCGTCGCCTTCATCGGCGAGAACGTCTTCATCGGCGAAGGCACCGTGGTTGAGGACGGCGTGATGATCAAGGGGCCGGCCATCATCGGCCGCAACTGTCAGATCCGGCACAACGCCTACTTCCGCGAGCACGTCATCGTGGGCGACGATTGCGTGGTGGGCAATGCGTGCGAACTCAAAAACGCGCTGTTGTTCAACGGCTGCCAGGTGCCGCACTTCAACTACGTGGGCGACTCCATTCTCGGGCACAAGGTTCACCTCGGCGCGGGCGTGGTGCTGTCGAATGTGAAATCCATCAAGGGCAACGTGGTGGTGCAACACGGAACGGAGCGACACGACACCGGCCTGCGCAAATTTGGAGCGCTCGTGGGCGACGGCGTGGAAATCGGCTGCAACACCGTGCTGAATCCGGGCAGCGTCATCGGCCGGCACGCGCTGATTTACCCGGCGGTCAACTGGCGCGGCGTGCTGCCCGCCGGAAACATCGCCAAGAACAAGTCGATGGTTGAAGTGGTCGCCCGCCGGTGA
- a CDS encoding nucleoside monophosphate kinase: MTEVNDRAAWLVGGAAHCNHPPRPRLHPYRLVLLGAPGVGKGTQAELICERLGTCQLSTGDVFRAARTQCNCHSSPALAAALDFMRRGELVPDETVLQIVRERAACLDCGGGFVLDGFPRTVAQAEALAQLFAEHHIAPKAVINYELPLETIVGRLSGRRTCATCKAVYHVDAKPPKTPDRCDHCGGRLVQREDDRPEAVRVRMAAYLKSTAPLTEYYRQRDLLVNILANGSPEEIFQHTLQALQARADVA; encoded by the coding sequence ATGACCGAAGTCAATGACCGGGCAGCCTGGCTCGTCGGCGGAGCAGCCCACTGCAATCATCCCCCGCGTCCGCGCTTACACCCTTACCGTCTCGTGCTGCTGGGCGCGCCCGGCGTGGGCAAGGGAACGCAGGCGGAATTAATTTGTGAACGACTCGGCACCTGTCAGCTCTCCACCGGCGATGTGTTCCGCGCCGCGCGGACACAGTGCAATTGTCATTCCAGTCCGGCCCTGGCTGCGGCGCTGGATTTCATGCGCCGCGGTGAACTTGTTCCGGACGAAACCGTGCTGCAAATTGTCCGCGAACGCGCGGCCTGCCTTGATTGCGGCGGCGGGTTCGTGCTCGATGGCTTTCCGCGCACGGTCGCACAGGCCGAGGCCCTGGCCCAGTTGTTTGCGGAGCATCACATCGCACCCAAGGCCGTCATCAACTACGAACTGCCGCTGGAAACCATCGTGGGACGGCTCAGCGGGCGACGCACCTGCGCCACGTGCAAGGCCGTGTATCACGTGGACGCGAAACCGCCGAAGACGCCGGACCGTTGTGATCATTGCGGCGGCCGGCTTGTGCAACGGGAGGACGACCGTCCGGAAGCCGTGCGTGTGCGCATGGCGGCCTACCTGAAAAGCACCGCGCCGTTGACGGAGTATTATCGCCAGCGCGACTTGCTGGTGAACATCCTGGCCAATGGTTCGCCCGAAGAAATTTTTCAGCACACCCTTCAGGCACTTCAGGCGCGCGCCGACGTGGCGTAG
- a CDS encoding DUF6600 domain-containing protein has translation MKTKLVVLATAILPLLAGCNEARSEPEVTGGTNVVTAMPAVTNPPAAMATAAPDEAVPAGQVVNTESAPPSSVKLSPAASEIVKLAQAGVDSSVMLAYVTNSVHTFGLAADEIVYLNDLGIPAPVMTAMIQHDQQVREASLAGATVTSPATPAPAQSVWATPATAPATNTWQQPVAEAAPAAQVDTTTTVPPPPAEERPDQTTVNYFYDSLSPYGTWIDIDGYGRCWRPTVVVTYPGWRPYCNGGHWVWTDSGWYWYSDYSWGWAPFHYGRWFSHPRWGWCWMPGSTWGPSWVSWRYSDAYCGWAPLPPAAYYSPSIGFSYFGSSCGVGFSFGLTWDYFTFVSYHDFCGHHYDHHRVPRHEAVQVYNHTTVVNNIIRGNNNTIINQGIAPSRITAATGTAIHPVTIRGVTGVHGGTITRHEAIASDGKTLTVVRANVPGNEHHAVTGGTPLPTRGGAQGLTTGNAAPTNPRHTVPTRTVTPGHNTAGPGAPGNVASHVPNTPQTPAPAATPAPPATHNVAAPTGPWAPASPPRATHPPRSEVNGGALIIRSEPAANTRANTPAPAPAAPVPVRQPATTTTPPRVNTPAATPWLNNTRSQPQPNVKANPANPMPSTWQHTSPWSQNTVRVIRQAPQNNYTPAAPAPVTPPRNNYQAPTYQTPSAPRIERSAPAYSAPAPAQNFRSYSPPATRSYEPPRTYSAPSYSPPRAPAAPPAASHSSGRSYDSGGSRGGGKAERGR, from the coding sequence ATGAAAACGAAACTGGTGGTGTTGGCGACCGCGATCCTGCCCCTGCTGGCCGGGTGCAACGAGGCGCGGTCCGAGCCGGAAGTCACTGGTGGCACGAATGTCGTGACCGCGATGCCCGCAGTGACAAACCCGCCGGCGGCCATGGCGACCGCGGCGCCCGACGAGGCGGTGCCCGCCGGACAGGTGGTGAACACTGAGAGTGCACCCCCGAGCAGTGTAAAGCTTTCCCCCGCGGCCTCAGAAATCGTGAAACTGGCCCAAGCGGGCGTGGATTCGAGCGTGATGCTCGCCTACGTGACCAATTCGGTGCACACCTTCGGTCTGGCGGCGGACGAAATTGTCTATCTGAACGACCTTGGCATTCCGGCGCCCGTGATGACGGCGATGATCCAGCATGACCAACAAGTGCGCGAGGCTTCGCTGGCCGGCGCCACTGTGACTTCGCCCGCGACCCCCGCTCCGGCCCAGTCGGTCTGGGCCACACCCGCCACCGCGCCGGCCACCAACACGTGGCAACAGCCGGTGGCCGAGGCGGCCCCGGCGGCGCAAGTGGACACGACGACGACTGTGCCGCCCCCGCCGGCAGAGGAACGGCCGGATCAAACGACGGTCAATTACTTCTACGATTCGCTTTCGCCCTACGGCACGTGGATTGACATCGATGGCTACGGACGTTGCTGGCGGCCCACGGTCGTGGTCACGTATCCCGGCTGGCGGCCGTATTGCAATGGTGGCCATTGGGTGTGGACGGACAGCGGGTGGTATTGGTATTCGGATTACTCCTGGGGTTGGGCGCCATTCCATTATGGCCGGTGGTTTAGCCATCCCCGCTGGGGTTGGTGCTGGATGCCGGGCTCAACGTGGGGCCCCTCGTGGGTGAGCTGGCGTTATTCGGACGCTTACTGCGGTTGGGCGCCGTTGCCGCCTGCGGCGTATTACTCGCCCAGCATCGGCTTCAGTTACTTTGGCAGTTCGTGTGGCGTGGGGTTCTCGTTCGGGCTGACGTGGGATTACTTCACGTTCGTGAGCTATCACGATTTCTGCGGCCATCATTACGACCACCACCGTGTTCCGCGGCATGAAGCTGTCCAAGTTTACAACCACACGACCGTGGTGAACAACATCATCCGCGGCAACAACAACACCATCATCAACCAGGGCATCGCGCCGTCGCGGATCACCGCGGCGACCGGCACGGCCATCCATCCCGTCACCATTCGCGGCGTCACGGGCGTGCATGGCGGAACGATCACGCGGCACGAGGCAATTGCTTCGGATGGCAAGACACTGACCGTGGTGCGGGCCAATGTGCCGGGCAATGAACATCATGCGGTGACGGGTGGCACGCCGCTGCCGACCCGGGGCGGAGCGCAGGGCTTGACCACGGGCAATGCCGCGCCAACCAATCCTCGTCACACCGTGCCCACGCGCACGGTGACGCCGGGTCATAATACAGCCGGACCCGGAGCGCCGGGCAATGTCGCGAGTCATGTGCCCAACACGCCGCAAACGCCGGCCCCCGCTGCGACGCCGGCGCCGCCTGCCACACATAACGTGGCCGCTCCCACCGGCCCGTGGGCTCCGGCCTCGCCACCGCGGGCAACGCACCCGCCGCGTTCGGAAGTCAACGGCGGGGCGCTGATCATCCGCTCTGAACCGGCCGCGAATACGCGGGCCAACACGCCGGCCCCTGCGCCTGCCGCTCCGGTGCCCGTGCGGCAGCCGGCAACCACGACCACGCCGCCCCGTGTCAACACGCCCGCGGCCACGCCGTGGTTGAACAACACGCGGTCGCAGCCGCAACCGAACGTCAAAGCGAATCCGGCAAACCCGATGCCCAGCACGTGGCAGCACACGTCGCCGTGGAGCCAGAACACTGTTCGCGTGATCCGGCAGGCTCCACAGAACAATTACACGCCGGCCGCGCCGGCGCCCGTGACGCCGCCGCGCAACAATTATCAGGCGCCCACGTATCAGACGCCGAGCGCGCCGCGCATCGAGCGGTCCGCACCGGCCTATTCCGCCCCGGCGCCGGCCCAAAATTTCCGGTCTTACTCGCCCCCGGCCACGCGCAGCTACGAGCCGCCGCGGACGTATTCGGCGCCATCCTATTCACCGCCGCGCGCCCCGGCCGCGCCCCCGGCCGCGTCGCATTCATCGGGCCGGTCTTACGACTCGGGCGGTTCCCGGGGCGGTGGAAAAGCCGAACGAGGGCGTTGA
- the trpB gene encoding tryptophan synthase subunit beta, producing MNNVADLSLPDAQGHFGPYGGRYVPETLMHPLQELEAEYRRAQQDPEFRHEFEYYLREFCGRPTPLYFAERLTRELGGAKIYLKREDLLHTGAHKINNAMGQILLARRMGKTRIIAETGAGQHGVATATVAAMFGLKCVIYMGAVDCERQKLNVFRMKMLGADVVPVKAGQQTLKEAVNEAMRDWVTNVRSTHYILGTAYGAHPYPEMVRNFQRVIGDEARAQILEKENRLPDQLIACVGGGSNAIGLFYAFLNDPTVKLTGVEAGGLGIRPEQHAARFQGGSLGVLQGTRSYILQDDYGQIQLTHSVSAGLDYAAVGPEHAWLRDAGRAEYTYATDAEALDAFNRLARLEGIIPALESSHAIAEAIKRVPKLDKESLVIVNLSGRGDKDVAQVADKVGLQMPF from the coding sequence ATGAACAACGTCGCTGATCTCAGCCTGCCGGATGCGCAGGGCCATTTCGGTCCCTATGGCGGCCGCTATGTGCCCGAAACGCTCATGCACCCGTTGCAGGAGCTGGAGGCCGAATACCGCCGGGCGCAGCAGGACCCGGAATTTCGCCACGAGTTTGAATACTACCTCCGCGAGTTCTGCGGCCGGCCCACGCCGCTTTACTTCGCCGAACGCCTGACGCGCGAGCTGGGCGGGGCAAAAATTTATCTCAAGCGCGAGGATCTGTTGCACACCGGCGCCCACAAGATCAACAACGCCATGGGCCAGATTCTCCTCGCCCGGCGCATGGGCAAGACGCGCATCATCGCCGAAACCGGCGCGGGCCAGCACGGCGTCGCCACGGCCACCGTCGCCGCCATGTTCGGCCTGAAATGCGTCATCTACATGGGCGCAGTGGACTGCGAACGACAGAAGTTGAACGTGTTCCGCATGAAAATGCTCGGCGCCGACGTGGTGCCCGTGAAGGCCGGCCAGCAAACCCTCAAGGAGGCCGTGAACGAGGCCATGCGCGACTGGGTCACGAACGTCCGCAGCACGCACTACATCCTCGGCACGGCTTACGGCGCGCACCCGTATCCGGAAATGGTCCGCAACTTTCAGCGCGTCATCGGCGACGAGGCGCGGGCGCAAATTCTCGAAAAGGAAAACCGCCTCCCGGACCAGCTCATCGCCTGCGTCGGCGGCGGCTCGAACGCCATCGGCCTCTTCTACGCGTTTCTCAACGACCCGACCGTGAAGCTGACCGGCGTCGAGGCCGGCGGGCTGGGCATCCGGCCCGAGCAACACGCGGCGCGGTTTCAGGGCGGTTCACTCGGCGTGCTGCAGGGCACGCGCAGTTACATTTTGCAGGACGACTACGGGCAGATTCAGCTCACCCACAGCGTGAGCGCCGGACTGGATTACGCCGCGGTGGGGCCCGAGCATGCGTGGTTGCGGGACGCCGGCCGCGCGGAATACACCTACGCCACCGACGCCGAGGCGCTGGACGCCTTCAACCGGCTCGCGCGGCTGGAAGGCATCATCCCCGCGCTGGAAAGCTCGCACGCGATTGCCGAAGCCATCAAACGCGTGCCGAAGCTGGACAAGGAATCCCTGGTCATCGTGAATCTCTCCGGCCGCGGCGACAAGGACGTGGCGCAAGTGGCCGACAAGGTGGGTTTGCAGATGCCGTTTTAA
- a CDS encoding PaaI family thioesterase: MRELPHTKSCFVCGEANPVGLRQRFETDGRIVRAHFRPRPEHAGFQGVVHGGVLATLLDEIMVWACAVPTRKFGFCAEMTVRYQRPATPGEELVAEAELVANRRGRIFEAKAELRNAAGEMLASATGKYMPIRDADLAGLQRDLVGDAGWLLNPAAPPAA; encoded by the coding sequence ATGCGTGAGCTGCCTCACACCAAATCCTGCTTCGTCTGCGGCGAGGCCAACCCCGTCGGCCTCCGGCAACGCTTTGAAACGGATGGCCGCATCGTGCGCGCCCATTTCCGGCCGCGGCCGGAGCATGCGGGCTTTCAGGGCGTGGTCCACGGCGGTGTTCTGGCCACGCTGCTGGATGAAATCATGGTCTGGGCCTGTGCCGTGCCGACGCGGAAGTTCGGCTTCTGCGCCGAAATGACGGTGCGCTATCAGCGGCCGGCGACCCCGGGCGAGGAACTGGTGGCGGAAGCGGAACTCGTGGCAAACCGGCGGGGAAGAATTTTTGAAGCGAAGGCTGAATTGCGCAATGCCGCGGGGGAAATGCTGGCGAGCGCCACCGGCAAATACATGCCCATTCGCGATGCCGACCTGGCGGGACTGCAACGCGACCTGGTCGGCGACGCGGGCTGGCTGCTGAATCCCGCCGCGCCGCCGGCGGCCTGA
- a CDS encoding TolC family protein — protein MRLWICAAALFTAFIPSLFAADSPPPRPISLQECIEMALQKNLDLRIERYNPQFALFNLAAARAGYEPTLSLAGEHDHSESGSRILSGGFSIPGAKTDSDNFSGGLSGLTPWGMNYDVSANANEQYGQNFAFDTNVNQAVGLPFDSSQSSVALQVTQPLLKNLWIDSTRLNIAVAKNRVQYSELALKSTIIDIVTRVELAYYDLEFSYENLKVQQKALELAQRLLEENRKRVQVGALAPLDEKQSESEVAARQADLIAGQRNLDMLENNLKQLVNDDFKSWSRQNLEPSDSLNAQSQLFDLQDSWTKGLTMRPDYLQSRLDLEQAGIQLKYNRNQLYPQLDAFGTFGYNGSGQEFSDALNEVNQRDRPFYVYGGRLVIPLGNGAARNRYNSAKAAREQSVLTLKKMEQDIMIQIDNAIKLAQSNYERIDATRKAREYAEAALAAEEKKLENGKSTSFVVLSLQRDLTSARSDEISALVQYKRSLAQLAQAEGTTLERRKIDLTVK, from the coding sequence ATGAGACTCTGGATCTGCGCCGCTGCGCTGTTCACCGCCTTTATCCCGTCGCTGTTCGCCGCGGACTCGCCGCCGCCCCGGCCCATTTCGTTGCAGGAATGCATTGAAATGGCGCTGCAAAAAAATCTCGATCTGCGCATTGAACGCTACAATCCCCAATTTGCGTTGTTCAACCTCGCGGCCGCCCGCGCGGGCTATGAGCCCACGCTCAGCCTCGCCGGCGAGCACGATCACAGCGAATCCGGTTCGCGCATCCTGTCCGGCGGCTTCAGCATCCCCGGCGCAAAGACCGATTCGGACAATTTCAGCGGCGGCCTCAGCGGGTTGACGCCGTGGGGCATGAACTACGACGTCAGCGCCAACGCGAACGAACAATACGGCCAGAATTTCGCGTTCGACACGAACGTGAACCAGGCGGTGGGACTCCCGTTCGACAGCAGCCAGAGCTCCGTGGCGTTGCAGGTGACGCAACCGCTCCTCAAGAATCTCTGGATCGATTCGACCCGCCTGAACATCGCCGTCGCGAAGAACCGGGTGCAATATTCGGAGCTCGCCCTCAAATCAACCATCATCGACATCGTCACCCGCGTTGAACTGGCCTACTACGATCTCGAGTTCAGCTACGAGAATTTGAAGGTGCAACAGAAGGCGCTTGAACTCGCCCAGCGGCTGCTCGAGGAAAACCGCAAGCGCGTGCAGGTCGGCGCCCTCGCCCCGCTGGACGAAAAGCAATCCGAGTCCGAGGTCGCCGCGCGCCAGGCCGACCTCATCGCCGGCCAGCGCAATCTCGACATGCTGGAAAACAACCTCAAGCAGCTGGTGAACGACGACTTCAAGAGCTGGAGCCGCCAGAACCTGGAACCGTCGGACAGCCTGAATGCGCAGTCACAGTTGTTCGACTTGCAGGACAGCTGGACCAAGGGGCTCACGATGCGCCCGGATTATTTGCAGTCCCGGCTCGACTTGGAACAGGCGGGCATTCAGTTGAAATACAACCGCAACCAGCTTTACCCGCAGCTGGATGCCTTCGGCACTTTCGGCTATAACGGCTCCGGTCAGGAATTCAGCGACGCGCTGAATGAAGTCAACCAGCGCGACCGGCCCTTCTACGTTTACGGCGGGCGGCTCGTGATTCCGCTGGGCAACGGCGCCGCGCGCAACCGCTACAACTCCGCCAAGGCCGCACGCGAACAAAGCGTCCTTACGCTCAAGAAAATGGAGCAGGACATCATGATCCAGATCGACAACGCGATCAAACTCGCACAGTCAAACTACGAGCGCATCGATGCAACACGCAAGGCACGCGAATACGCCGAAGCCGCCCTGGCTGCGGAAGAGAAGAAGCTGGAGAACGGCAAGAGCACGAGCTTTGTGGTGTTGTCGTTGCAGCGTGACCTGACCTCGGCACGGTCCGACGAAATCAGCGCGCTGGTGCAATACAAGCGCTCGCTTGCGCAACTGGCCCAGGCGGAAGGCACCACGCTGGAGCGCCGGAAGATTGATCTGACCGTGAAGTAA
- a CDS encoding PEP-CTERM sorting domain-containing protein — protein MKNNQPHLFLMALTGLLAWPAQAQVNPASACSSWTAIGYGPAGFPDPAGDQQTGSSEGDLVGNAANPSFYSTFDNGGTPALFTDGQLAFRLRVGADKSPPGYTGCAFVGMDLDGNGSLDLFAGVNNSGSTALISLWWAGSGSNLSPGTTTIAGTPTFSYAETAASYSWMAVTLANNPGGTSTDMDGAGQADYFLSFVVPFADVVAMAHTKGLAGFDEHSTLSYVAATATQANSLNQDLNGVAGGVNSSDSWASMGAISAPITAAGPLPVPEPSTLALIVLGLGGLVVHYGRRPRLQRDRR, from the coding sequence GTGAAAAACAACCAGCCGCATCTTTTCCTGATGGCGTTGACTGGCCTGTTGGCCTGGCCGGCACAAGCCCAGGTAAATCCTGCGTCCGCCTGCTCATCATGGACGGCCATCGGTTACGGGCCTGCCGGTTTCCCCGACCCGGCCGGCGATCAACAAACGGGTTCGTCCGAAGGCGACCTGGTGGGAAACGCGGCTAATCCGTCGTTTTATTCCACCTTCGACAATGGTGGCACACCCGCGCTCTTCACGGATGGTCAACTGGCTTTCCGCCTGCGTGTCGGGGCGGATAAAAGTCCACCGGGCTACACGGGCTGCGCGTTCGTGGGAATGGACCTGGATGGCAACGGCTCGCTGGATTTGTTCGCGGGCGTCAACAACAGCGGCTCGACAGCCTTGATTAGCCTCTGGTGGGCTGGTTCGGGCAGCAACCTTTCGCCCGGCACCACTACCATCGCCGGCACCCCGACGTTTTCGTATGCGGAAACCGCGGCCAGCTACTCATGGATGGCGGTGACGCTGGCGAACAACCCTGGCGGCACCAGCACGGACATGGATGGCGCCGGGCAGGCGGATTATTTCCTGTCGTTCGTGGTGCCGTTTGCCGATGTGGTAGCCATGGCCCACACCAAGGGCTTGGCCGGATTTGATGAGCACAGCACGCTGTCCTATGTGGCGGCGACCGCCACCCAGGCCAACAGTTTGAACCAGGATTTGAACGGCGTTGCGGGCGGCGTGAACTCGTCGGACAGTTGGGCATCGATGGGGGCAATATCAGCGCCCATCACGGCCGCCGGTCCGCTTCCGGTGCCTGAACCTTCCACCTTGGCGCTGATCGTCCTCGGCCTGGGCGGTTTGGTGGTTCATTACGGGCGAAGGCCGCGGCTCCAGCGTGATCGCCGTTGA
- a CDS encoding L-threonylcarbamoyladenylate synthase: MRKLFRTEILPTHTPALFDAAVLRAVALLRAGEVVALPTETVYGLSANALDPAAVARIYDVKGRPAHNPIICHVAGHALARRCVTAWPPAAAALARAFWPGPLTLVLPRAPLIPEIVTAGGSTVGIRWPGHPFMQAVIAACDFPLAAPSANLSNQLSPTSAEHVRKQLDGKIPLIVDGGQSNVGIESTVVDVSDVPPRLLRPGMIHEEALLAVTGELAIGGPAGVLRSPGLLRKHYSPRARLRILRWLNEAELRAQQAGRAPCGRTCVVAHTHVPGSSDWLRVAVVPHDAEAFARALYAELHQCDDAGAEEIIVEAPPATAEWRAISDRLTRGAA, from the coding sequence ATGCGCAAATTATTCCGCACAGAAATCCTGCCCACCCACACGCCGGCGTTGTTCGACGCGGCGGTGCTCCGGGCCGTGGCCCTGCTCCGGGCAGGCGAGGTGGTGGCGCTGCCCACGGAAACCGTTTACGGCCTCTCGGCCAATGCGCTGGATCCCGCCGCCGTCGCGCGCATCTATGACGTGAAGGGCCGGCCTGCGCACAATCCCATCATTTGTCACGTGGCCGGCCACGCACTGGCCCGGCGATGCGTGACGGCGTGGCCGCCGGCGGCGGCGGCGCTGGCCCGTGCGTTCTGGCCGGGACCGCTGACGCTGGTGCTGCCCCGGGCGCCGCTCATTCCGGAAATTGTCACCGCCGGCGGATCGACGGTGGGCATTCGCTGGCCGGGTCATCCGTTCATGCAGGCGGTCATCGCGGCCTGTGATTTCCCGCTCGCCGCGCCCAGCGCAAACCTCTCAAACCAGCTTTCCCCGACGAGCGCTGAACACGTGCGGAAACAACTGGATGGCAAAATCCCGCTGATCGTGGACGGCGGCCAGTCCAACGTGGGGATCGAATCGACCGTGGTCGATGTGAGCGACGTCCCGCCGCGTTTGTTGCGCCCGGGCATGATTCACGAAGAAGCCCTGCTCGCCGTCACCGGTGAACTGGCCATCGGCGGACCGGCCGGTGTTTTGCGCAGCCCCGGTTTGCTGCGAAAGCATTACTCGCCACGCGCCCGCCTGCGGATTTTGCGCTGGCTGAATGAGGCGGAACTGCGCGCCCAGCAGGCCGGCCGCGCGCCCTGTGGGCGGACCTGTGTGGTAGCCCATACGCACGTGCCCGGCAGCTCGGACTGGTTGCGCGTTGCCGTGGTGCCGCACGACGCCGAAGCCTTCGCACGTGCCCTGTATGCGGAGTTGCACCAATGCGATGATGCGGGCGCCGAGGAAATCATTGTGGAAGCTCCGCCTGCGACTGCGGAATGGCGGGCCATCAGTGACCGATTGACGCGCGGAGCGGCTTGA
- the trpD gene encoding anthranilate phosphoribosyltransferase — translation MQLPNLTAQLEAGTDLSETQVAAALDALVNDALAVAQKADFLAALARKGESIAEITAFARQLRERAVAVPLDPRTRTREILDVVGTGGDRLNTFNISSTAALLCAAAGVTVAKHGNRAATSASGSADVLESLGINLHLAPAAAAARLHERGFAFLFAPNYHPTFQHIGPARKLCAERGQRTIFNFLGPLLNPVRPTAMLLGVPRPDMCEPIAHVLQSLGVRRAMVVCGAVPPAEPGAAGQPAVPASVRHLDELSTLGESTVAEFYQERGFAVSTFSPADFPVQPARLSDLVGGDKLANAETARCILRGDERGPKRDAVLLNAAAALFVAGRCRTMAEGWELGETLIADGRAIAKLTELIQP, via the coding sequence GTGCAGTTGCCAAATCTCACCGCCCAACTGGAAGCCGGCACAGACCTGTCCGAAACGCAGGTTGCCGCCGCGCTCGACGCGCTCGTGAATGACGCGCTCGCCGTCGCGCAGAAGGCCGACTTTCTGGCGGCGCTGGCGCGGAAGGGCGAATCCATTGCCGAAATCACGGCCTTCGCCCGGCAGTTGCGCGAACGGGCAGTAGCCGTGCCCCTCGACCCGCGCACGCGCACGCGGGAGATTCTCGATGTCGTCGGCACCGGCGGCGACCGGCTGAACACCTTCAACATTTCCTCCACCGCGGCGCTGTTGTGCGCAGCGGCGGGTGTCACCGTGGCAAAGCACGGCAATCGCGCGGCCACTTCGGCCTCGGGCAGCGCGGATGTGCTGGAATCGCTGGGCATCAACCTCCATCTCGCCCCGGCGGCGGCGGCGGCGCGGCTCCACGAGCGCGGCTTCGCCTTCCTGTTTGCGCCTAACTATCATCCGACCTTCCAGCACATTGGCCCGGCGCGCAAGCTGTGTGCGGAACGCGGACAACGGACCATCTTCAATTTTCTCGGCCCGCTGCTGAATCCGGTCCGGCCCACCGCCATGTTGCTCGGCGTGCCCCGGCCGGACATGTGCGAACCCATCGCGCACGTGCTGCAATCGCTCGGCGTGCGGCGGGCCATGGTGGTATGTGGCGCCGTCCCGCCCGCCGAACCCGGCGCCGCTGGCCAGCCGGCCGTTCCGGCGTCGGTCCGCCATCTCGACGAACTTTCCACGCTGGGCGAATCGACCGTGGCCGAGTTCTATCAGGAGCGTGGCTTTGCGGTGTCCACGTTCAGCCCCGCCGATTTTCCGGTGCAACCCGCCCGGCTTTCCGATCTTGTGGGCGGCGACAAGCTGGCCAATGCGGAAACCGCCCGGTGCATTTTGCGCGGGGACGAGCGCGGCCCCAAACGGGATGCCGTGCTGTTGAACGCGGCGGCGGCCCTGTTTGTGGCGGGGCGTTGCCGGACGATGGCCGAGGGCTGGGAGCTGGGCGAAACTTTGATTGCCGACGGTCGCGCCATCGCCAAACTGACTGAGCTGATCCAACCGTGA